The DNA sequence CAAGCTTGCCCAAAACCTCCAAACGCCGCTGTTGTCTGACGCTCAATGTGATTGTCCCCATACCCATTAGCATGCGGACAAAGTCCCTGAGCAATAACACCGGACATATTCCCTGAGCAGTTACAACTTTTCTCAACACCCCTTGACAAGCACGATTCCGGACGGTAGCATAGCGTGTTCTCGCGTCCACGACCGCCGATCATCGCCCTTCCGTCCGCTCGGCGAACGAGCTCCTGGCGCGGCCAGCACCGTAGGCCAGGCAGAGGAGGTGGCAAGAACCGTGATCGTACGACGGCCGTTCACCTTGCGGCTGTCGGCACCGCGTTCGCCGCGACGATGCCAAGCGGCCGCGGTGGCTCGGCTCGCGCTGTGCGGCGTCTTCGCCTGTGCGGCGTTGGCCAAGGCGCGGAGCCTGGAGGAATTCCGCGCTACTCTGAGCGCGTCCATGCTGGTGCCCCACGGTTTCGTCAAGCCGGTCGCCTGGGCCGTGATCGCCGGCGAGATGACGATCGCGGTCGCCCTCTGCCTCCCGCGGTCGCGACCGGCAGCGTTGCGGGCAAGTGCGGCCCTCTGTTCCGTCTTCCTGGGGTACTCCTTTTGGCGCGGTGTGCAGGCGATCGCCGCACCGTGCCACTGCTTCGGAGCGTTGTTCACCATGGCGCCGTGGCACGGTCTGGTGCTCAATGCGGCCCTTCTGGGCGTCATCGCGTGGCTGATGGTGGCCGAACCACCGTGGCCAGATGGACTGCACCTCGCGGAAGGAACGTCGTGATGACGAAAGTGCTCGCTTCGCTTGCCGTCGTCGGCCTGCTCGCATCCTTGCTGGCGATGAGTTCGCCGAGATTGCTGGCCGGGGGAACCGGCAACGGTCAGATCTGCAACGCGCCGACGGTATGCCCTGAGGTTCCCTGCAGTCGCATGCTTGGCTCGGATCCCCCGGTCTACTTCGACCAGGTGCAGACGCCGCACCAGCGCTGCACGACGGGTGACGGGACGTGCAGCAACTTCGGATCCCTGGCGTGCGCGGTCAAGCATTACTACACCGGCTCCACCTGCGATCCGGCGACGATGCAACCCGGCGCGGAATACCTCATGGCCGTCTGCTGTGGTGTGTGACTGGCATGTGACGTGTGCGCCGCTCCACGCCGCCCGCGGCACCGTGCCTCGGTGGACATCGGCCGAACGGTGGGCGGGATCGGCACTTCACGGAGGACCATCGGCGATGGAGGGCGACCGGAGGCGCGAGCCATGTGGATCCATGTGGGCGCTTCGACGGGGACGGCCGGCCAATGGCGGACCTGGCTGCCGACGCTGGCCTGCTCCGTGGCGCTCCTGACCGCCGCCCAAACGTGCGGCGGTCAGGGAGCGAGCCGACGGGACGCAGATCGACTGGTCCAGGGCATTGAGTGCGCCCGAGCCCGGATCCGGTCCGTTAAGTGCGTGATCACCACGTTCGGTCGGAACTCCGGTGCCCAGGCCAGGGCCGAGAACGGAACGATCGTCCCGCCGATGTCGGAGTACCGCAAGACGATCGTCGCCAGCAAGGGGCGCAAGTGGTACTCCGAGGATGTCACCGACACGCGGGGGCCGGTCTCATATCGGAACCTCAGTGACGGCAACCAGGCGTACATGGTGTTCGCTCCACGAGACCCCGGGTCCCGGCAGCCGACGCTGTGGCAGCCGATGGGTGGGAGGTCCGGAGGGCCGAAGGAGTGGATGTATGAGGTGCTCGGCAGGGATCTGTCGACCCTGCTCAAAGAGCACAGGTACCGCGCGGTAGCGCCCTCATCGGCTGCGAGCAGGTTCGGCCCGCTGATCACGGTGACGTTCTCTCCGAGCGACCTGGGCGATCCCCATATGAAGCCCGCCACGGCCGACATAGCCCCGGAGCGCGGTTTCACGGTGGTGGGCGTGCGCACCGACGGCAAAGTCGTGCAGGAGACCGCGGAACTCACCCGGCGAGACGGGATCTGGTTGCCGTCGCGGTTGATTCGGCGCTTCTACCTCTATTCCAGGCCGTTTCGGGACGAGATCGTCACGTTCGGCTACCTCGGATTGAACGACATCCCCGATAGCCTCTTCGCCATCGAGATGCGGCCGGGGGACGCCTACCAGGACGGGCAGGCGCGGTACCGGATCGGTCCGAGTGGCGAGCGCATCTTCCAGTGGAGCCTGCAGCCGACGGCAGACCGCAGGATGGCGACCGGCTGGGCGTTCATCGCGAGCCTGGCGGTCGTCGTCCTCCTCGGCCTGCGCGGACTGACACTTCGACGCCGGAGTTCCACCGCACCCGAAACAGGCCGAGGCGGACACCATGTGCCTGTCGACCGTGGGAGGTCCACGTGAGCTGAGCCGCAGCGCGGCCCCGACCTGCCGCCGCGCACCGACGGTCGGCGTGAGCGTCCTGCTGGCGGGAATGAGCGCGTTCGTGGTTGTGTGCTCCGCACGGTCGCTGGGCGCACTGCACGGGTTCGCCTACCCGGGATTCGACCTGGCTGTCTTCTCCCAAGCATCCTGGCTGATCGGACAGGGAGAGAAGCCGTTCGTAACCGTCCGCGGCGTCCACATTCTGGGCGACCATTTCAGCGCAATCCTCTACCTGCTTGCCCCGCTCTGCCGGCTCGGGCGCGTTGCCGCGTCCCTCCAGATGATCCAATGCGTCGCTGTCGCCCTGGGAGCCATACCGGTCTATTGCCTCGCCCGCCGGGCCACGGGATCATCGCTCATCGCGCTCGTGTTCGGGCTCACCTACCTGTTCAATCCGTCCGTCCAGAGCTTCGGAACGCGCGAGTTCCACCCCGACACCCTGTTCACACCGCTGCTCCTCTGGACATGGTGCTGCCTCACTGCCCGCCGGTGGAGCGGTTTCTACGCGTCAATCGGTCTCATCGCACTCGTCAAGGAGACGGCCGTCCTCGCCATCGTCCCATTAGGTGTTTATGTCGCGTTCATCGACCTCCGACGTGGCGCGGCGACCCTCGCCGTGGGCCTGGCGATGTTCCTGGTCGCGCTGGGAACGATGCAGCACTTCAGCGGCGATGCCCCGTTACCCTATGCCGAGTTCATGTACGGCCGCTATGGGCGCACGCCCATCGCCGTAGCGTGGATCGCGGCCACGAGGCCGGACCTGGTGACCCGAGCCGCGGCGGACCCGCAGGGTGTGGACTACCTGAGGGGGTTAGCGGAACCTCTGGCCTTCGCGCCGATCCTGGCTCCGGAGGTCGCGGCAACGGCAGTGCCACACGTCGTGGCGAACCTGCTGGGTAGGCGGCCTTCGCTTCGCCAGGCGGACATGTGGTACAGCGCCACCGTCGTTCCCACTTGCTTCGCGGCAGCCATCATGGGGCTGGCACGTTGCCGCCGCTGGCGCGTGCGAGCCGCGACGGCGCTCCTCCTGGCTAGCCTGCTCGCCGCCGCGTTGATGGGGAGCGCCCAGGGGCCTCTGGCTCAGCCGCGTACGATGGCCTTGCCCCCACCGACTCCCGGCCAGGCCTGCGAGATCGGCCGTGCCCTCGCTCGCATCCCGAGAGGCGCACAGGTCTCCGCGTCGACAGCATTGTTGCCGCGATTGAGCGAGCGGCCGCGGGTCTACAACTTCCCGAGCCCCTTCTACCATTGGTGCTGGGGCACGGGCATGGAAGCCCTGACGCAGCAGGAGGGACTGGACATGCCGCGATGGACGGACAGAGAGTATCGCGATGCGATGGATCGTGCGCCCGTCGAATGGGTGGCCCTTCGGGCACAGCCGGACGCGACGATCCCGCCCGAGGTGTACGAGCCGCTGGTCCGCGCGCTGCTATCGTGCTCACGTTACGGCATCACGGATGTGCGCGGCGGCTTCGTGCTGCTGCGCCGGGGAGCGAGCCACCGGGAGGGGATCCGCGGACTGGAGCAGGAGACTGGGGTACAGATCCGCTCGGATCCCGATCTGCTGGCCGCGCTTGCGCGACTGCGCTGCCAGGCCAGTCCGCGTGAGCAGCTCCCTCCGCGGGTCCAGGGGACGCCGGCCCGTCGCGCGACCGGCGGCCCCGACCGTCGGGCAACCCGTTCCCTGGCCGGGCCCACCCGGCGCCGCGCCCGCGGCTTCACGCTGATCGAGCTGCTAACCGTCGTCGGCATCCTGGCGGTGCTGGTCGGTCTGCTGCTGCCCGTCCTCTTCCGTGCTCGCGAGGCAGCCCGCGGCACGGCCTGCCTATCCAGCCTCCGGCAGATCGGCTCGGCGGTGCTGATGTACCTGGACGACCACGGCGGCGCCTACCCGATGAACCGCCTGCCGGACTCCACGCACGCAGCGAGCGGATGCACGGCTGCCGATCCGACCTATCAGCCCGAAGACGACCTCGTGGGGACGAGCCTCAACTGGAAGCGATGCGTGCTCCCCTATCTGCGAACCCGCGCTTCCCTGCGGTGCTCGTCCAACGCCTACGGCTGGGAACAGGGCGGCGACGAGTCGAACTGGGCGTACCCGGAACCCCTCCGGTTGCCCGCTTCCTACGCTCTCAACGGCAGCTTTTTCAACGAGGCCGTACCGGCCTGCTGGTATGGCGAGAGGGACCTGCGGCCGCGGTACCTGGCGGAAATCGACGCACCGGCCAGCCTGCTCCTGGTCATCGAGTCGCGCTTTCGCTACCCGGACCTGGGCGGATGGTTCCTCTACCGCAGGGGCCCGGCCGGCGGCGAGCAAGGGCCGTTCCAGTCGCACAATGGGTCGTGTAACTGGCTCTTTGCTGATGGACATGCCAGGCGCCTCAAGCCGCAGACCACCTGCTGGCCACCGATGTGGACCGACCGCTACGTGGACCGATCGAACGCGTGCGCGTTCCTTCACGAGCTCGCGGGCGAGTACCGCTGACTCGCCTCGCCATCCCCGCGCCCCGCCTGGCGAAGGACATCCCGCCCGCCCCAACGAATACGGCTCGCGACCCCGCCCGCCCGAAGGCCGGCGAGCGGCGCTTCGTGCGCCCTCCCGCCAGGGCTGGCACGTGCCAGGAGGAGCCCGTATGTGGAGACGCGCGGCGCCGGGGGCGCTGCTGGCGGCCGCCGCGCTCATCGCGGCCGGCCTCGCGCCCGCTTCGGGAGGAGCCCCGGAGCCTGGACTTGAGCGCGTGTGCGACGGCCTGGAGTTCCCCGAGGGGCCCGCGTGGGATGGGCGAGGGCACCTGTTCGTCTCCAACTGCGGCGCCGACTACATCACCCGCGTGGCCCTGGACGGCGCCCTCGTGCGCCGATGGCTGTCGGCCGCCGACACCGGGCCCGGCGGCTTCCGCAGAACTAACGGGATGGCCGTCCACCGCGACGGCTCCCTCTTCGCCTGCGACTTCGGCCGCAACGCCATCGTGCGCGTTCGCCCCGACCGCCGCTGCGAGGTGGTGGCCGACCGCTGCGAGGACCGACCGTTTCGCGGGCCCAACGACCTCGCATTCGACCCGAAAGGCAACCTCTACTTCACCGACCCCGTAGGATCCAACGAGCACAGCCCCGTGGGGTGCGTCTACCTGGTGGAGCGCGGCACCCGACGCGTGCGCCGCGTGGCCGAGGGCATGGCCTTCCCGAACGGCGTGGCGCTCTCCGCCGATGCGAGATGGCTCTACGTGGCCGAGTCGCGCTACTTCCGTGTGGTCCGGTTCCCCATCCGCGAGGACGCGGCGCTGGGCGAGATGGAGCCGTGGTGCCAGCTTCCCGCCAACGGCGACCCGGACGGCATGGCCTTCGACCGCGCCGGCAACCTCTGGGTGGCGCAGTTCGGCCTGGGCGCCGTCCGCGTGATCGACCCGTCGGGCCGCATCGCGCGCAGCGTCACCATGCCGGGGAGGACGCCCACCAACCTGGAGTTCGCCGGGAAGGGGCTGCGGACGCTTTACATCACGGAGCCAGAGACGAAGTCGCTGTACAGGCTGCGCGTGGAGGCCGGCGGCCAACCGCTCTTCTGCGCGCCCAGACCACGCTAACACTGCCCCGCGGCCGCCACGGCCGGGGCGCATCGGGGAGAGAGACCATGTACATGGCGTTGAGCCCGGGGGCGCTCGGCCTCCGGGTTGGCAGTCTTTCGGAGGCCATCGACCTGGCGAAGTCCGCCGGCTATGGCGGCGTGGAGGTGGGGATCCACGAGGTTGCCTCGCTCGTGGACGCGCGCGGCGCCGAGAGCGTGCGCGCCATGTTCGATGAGGCCGGGGTTCGCCCGGCCGGGTGGGGCATGCCCGTCAAGTGGAACGGCTCCGAGGAGGAGTGGCGCCAGGGCGTGGACGAGTTGGGGCGGCTCGCCAAGGCCGCGCAGGCCATCGGCTGCCCGCGCACGATGACATGGGTCCTCTCCGGATCCAACGACAGGCCCTACGAGGATAACCGCCGGTACCACGTTGAGCGCTTCAAGCCCATCGCCGAGGTCCTCGGCGCTCACGACTGCCGCCTGGGCCTGGAGTTCCTGGGGCCCAGGCACATTCGCGCGGGCCTGAAGCACCCCTTTATCTACAAACTGGGCGACATGCTGGAGTTGGGCGCCGAGATCGGGCCGAACGTCGGGCTCCTGCTGGACGCCTGGCACTGGTACACCTCCGAGGGCACGCTGGACGACCTGCGCGCGCTGAGACCCGAGCACGTGGTCTACGTCCACATCAACGATGCGCCCCCTGGCGTGCGCATCGAGGACCACATCGACAACCAGCGCTGCCTGCCGGGAGCTACGGGGGTCATCGACCTGGTTGGCTTCCTGCGCGCTCTGGCCGAGATCGGCTACGATGGGCCGGTGACGCCCGAGCCGTTCGGCGGCCCCGCCACGTGGGCCGCGGACGGCCTGCGCAGGGTCTGGGAGCAGGCGGGGCTCTGAGGGTGGGCGGCCCGGCGCCGTCGGCGCGGGAGGTGTGCCATGCGCGCGATCGTGAACCTGGAGGGTCGACCCGACCGGGTGGAGATGCAGGAGAGGGCGGTTCCGACCATCGGCGCCGACGACGTACTGCTGCGCGTGCGCGCCGTGGGCGTCTGCGGCTCGGATCTGCACCAGTGGCACGCGACGCACTCCTGGCCGGTGAGCTATCCGGTGGTTCTGGGCCACGAGTTCGCGGGCGAGGTGGAGCGCGTGGGGGCCGCGGTGCGCGGCTTCCGCGAGGGCGACCGCGTGGTCAGCGAGACGGCGGCGGTGGTGTGCGGCGCCTGTGCGTGCTGCCGCGGTGGGCTCTACAACCTGTGCCCGGAGCGCAAGGGCTTCGGCTACGGCGTGGACGGCGCGATGGCCGACCGGGTGCGCGTGCCGGCGCGCTGCCTGCACCGGGTGCCGGATGCCGTGCGGTGGGAGGACGCCGCGCTGACCGAGCCGGCGTGCGTGGCGGCCAACGCGGTGCTGGAACTCTCGCGCGTGCGGCCGGGCGACTTCGTGGTGGTGCTGGGGCCGGGGCCCATCGGCCTGATGGCGATGCAGATGGCGGGCCTGGGCAGCCCGGCCGAGCTCTGGGTGGTGGGAACGCGCCGCGACGGCGCGCGCCTTGCGGCGGCCCGCGCGCTCGGCGCCACGCGCACGCTCACCGCGGAGGACGAGGACGTGCTCGCCGCGGCCCGCGCGTGCGGCGACCGTCTCGGCGCGCACCTGGTGATCGACTGCGCCGGCGTCTCCGCCGCCGTCGGGCTGGCGCTGGAGATGGTGCGCCCCGCGGGGCAGATCACGAAGGTCGGCTGGGGCCGCGAGCCGCTGGGCGTGTCGCTTGACCCGCTCGTGCAAAAGGCCGTCCGCCTTCAGGGCTCCTACAGCCACAACTGGACGACGTGGGAGCGCGCGCTGGGGCTGCTGGCCTCGGGGGCGGTCCTGGCGGAGCCGTTGCGGCACGTCTTCCCGCTGAGCGAGTGGCGCGCGGCGTTCGAAGCGATGGACAGCCTCCAGGTACCCAAGAGCGTGCTCGTGCCCTGATCCCCTCGCCGACCCCGCCGCGAAACGCCGCGGCATGGGTCACCGTAGTAGTGGCGAAGGTCCATCGCGACCGCCCGACAGACGTCTGCCGGGCGTCGTGGCGAAGGAGGAAGCCCGATGATAGGGTTGACCATCGTGATCGTCGTCCTGGGGGTGGCGCTCGTGCTGTTCTTCGTGGCCGGCTACAACCGCCTCGTGACTCTGCGCAACCGCGCGCGCAACGCCTGGTCGCAGATCGACGTGCAGCTCAAGCGGCGCCACGACCTGATCCCGAACCTGGTCGAGACGGTGAAGGGGTACATGGCGCATGAGCGCGAGGTGCTGGAGGGAGTGACGAAGGCCCGCCAGCAGGCCATCAGCGCCACCGGCGTCGCGGCCACCGCCGAGGCAGAGAACGCGCTGACGCACTCGCTGCGCTCCCTGTTCGCCGTCGCCGAGAGCTACCCGCAGCTTCGCGCCAGCGAGAACATGCGGAACCTGCAAGAGGAGCTGAGCTCCACCGAGAACAAGATCGCCTTCGCGCGTCAGTTCTACAACGACCAGGTGATGGGCTACAACACCGCAACCGAGCAGGTTCCGTGGAGCACGCTTGCGAGCATGTACGGCTTCAAGCCGATGGAGCTGTTCGAGATCGAGGACGTGAAGGAGCGCGAGGTGCCGCGCGTCGCCTTCTGACGACGGGAGGATCGCGACGCGACATGTACGAGCAGATAGCGCGCAACAGGCGGGACTCGGCGCTACTGGTGACGGTCGTCACGGTGCTGCTGCTGGGGCTCGGCTACGTGATTGCTCGAGCCTGGGGGATGCCAGGGTGGGGCGGCCTGGCCATCGCGGCGGCGGTCGCCGGGTTCACCTTCCTGATCAGCTACTACCAGGGCGACGCCATCCTGCTGGGCGTGAGCCGGGCGCGCCAGATCGAGAAGAAGGACAACCCGCAACTCTTCAACGTGGTCGAGGAGATGGCGATCGCCTCGGGCCTGCCGTTGCCGCGCGTCTTCGTCATCGACGATAGCGCCCCGAACGCCTTCGCCACGGGTCGCGATCCGCGCTCGGCGTCGGTGGCGGTGACCACCGGCCTGCTCTCCAAGCTCAACCGCGACGAGCTTCAGGGCGTCATCGCGCACGAGATGTCCCACATCCGCAACCTGGACATCCGGCTGTCCATGCTCCTGGCCGTGATGGTCGGGAGCATCGCGCTGCTCTCGGACATGTTCGTGCGCTCCACCTGGTACGGCGGCGGGTCGCGCCGGCGCAGCAGCCGCGAGAACGACGGACAGGCCGTTTTCGCCATCCTCGCGCTCGTGCTGGCCATCCTGGCCCCGCTCTTCGCGAAGATGCTTGAGATGGCGGTGTCGCGGCGTCGGGAGTACCTGGCGGACGCCAGCGGAGCGCTGATCACGCGCTACCCGGCCGGGCTGGCCTCGGCGCTGGAGAAGATCTCCTCCGACCGTGAGGTGCTGGAGGTTGCCAATCGCGCCACGCAGCACCTCTACATCGTCAACCCCATCCGGTCGTTCGAGCAGAGGGCGGCCGGTCTGTTCGACACGCACCCGCCGATCAACGAGCGCGTGCAGCGTCTGCGCGCCATGGCGCTGCAGCCGGCATCCCCTGCGGGCGCGGACGGCACGGCGCCGGAATCGGACGGCGCGATGCCCGTGGGCGCGGTCGGCCTGGTAGGCGGCCCCGCCGCCTCAGAATCGGGCCCCGCCGTGGACGGCGCGGCGACCTGCCCGCGGTGCGGCGAGGAGCTCGGCAGGGGCCGCGTGGAGGGCCGCGACGTGCAGGGCTGCCGCCAGTGCGGCGGCGTCTGGCTGGCGGACGCGGACTTCCGCGATCTGCTCGCGCGGGCGCCCGGGCGGCTTGACGCCGTGGACCGCCGCTACCCGAACGTGATCGGCGGCGGCTGGGACAGCGTGACCGCGCGCCGATGCCCGCGCTGCGGCATCGGCCTCGCAGCGTACCGTCCGGACTCGGCGCCCGACCTCTCGCTGGACCGCTGCCCGCGGTGTCGCGGCCTCTGGTTCGACGACGGGGAGCTTTCGGCGGCCGCGCGCTCTACGCGCGGCTGAGGCGTGGCGCCATAGACGCGGGGCCTGGGCCCACGCCCTCTCGTACGCGACCGTCGGGTCAGGCCAGGGGGGCGCGCCAGGAGTAGGCGGGCGCGTCTTCGGGGAAGGCGAGACGGCCGAAGTCCCCGGCCAGCGGCTTGCCGCGCAGGACGTGGTCGGCGAAGTCGAGGAGCGCCCACCAGTCCTCCTCGTTCTGCTCATGGACGCCGGGGCGAAAGCGGATGCCGACGCGGCCGGGCACGCCGAGGAAGGCGAAGACCTCGCGGGCCGCCAGATACGTTTGCTGCGTGCCGCGCGGGTTCGCCCAGAGGTCGCCGAGGGCCTCCGTGCTCAGCAGGGCGCGCGGCGCCACTATCGCCTTCAGGGCGTGCTGGTCGAAGGGAAGCCGCTCCACCTGCCCGACTAACCCGGCAAAACGCGCATGGAACCAGTACGGGAAGGCGCGCACGATGGCGGCGATGTCCTCGCTGCCCTCGCCCTGCACGCGGAAGCAGCCAGCGCCGCCGCAGCCGCTGTTGTTGGGGGCCGTCAGGGCGATGCGCTCGTCCGTGGCTCCGGCCAGCAGGGCGGCCTTGCCGCCGCGCGAGTGGCCGGTCACGGCGATTCGCTCCCCGTCGACCCAGCCGAGCGTCCGCAGGTAGTCGACGACGCGGTGGAAGCCCCATGCCCACGCGGCGAGCCGGCCGCCGTCATAGCCGGCGAACACCGAGTAGACTCCCGCGCGGTCGCGGCTGTCCGGGGCGATCTCCACGCGGTTGAACTCGGCCAGCACATAGCCGCGGCGCGCTACCTCGCCCACCACGGCCGGAATCGCCCCGTCCCAGTTGAGATCGCCGGAGATGATGGCGGGGAACGGTCCGTCGCCCGGCGGAACGGTCAGGCGCAGATGGGTGCTCAGACGGCGGCCCGGGCCCATGCGCAGGTGGACGGTGCGCTCCAGCGTGCCGGTGCGCCGGTCGCGGCGGGAGCGCACCGGTCGGGCGGAGATCGGACCGGGCTCCGGCGGCAGAGGGCCGTACTCGTAGTGCAGGGTGAGCTCCCGCAGCTCGGCGCGCCGCCGCTCCCAATCGGCGCGCGTCCGCACACGGCCACCGCCCGTCAGCGCGAAGAGGTCGGGCAGCTCCGCGACGGCCGGAAGATCGGCGGGCGCGGGCAATGGCGCGGCAGCGGGCATCGCGGACCTCCCACGCGCCCGCCCACGGGGCCCACCGGTCCCGTGGGCGGGCGACGGGTCCCGGCGGCCGGCCTCAACGCGCGGCCGCCTTCTCGGGCGCAGTCGACGGGATCGAGACGCCCAACCGCCGCAGGACGCCATCCAGCCGGTCGTCGCCGTCCAGGTAGCCGAGCACGGCGTCCACCACCTTGCCGTCGCGCCCGATCACGTAGGTCGTCGGGATGCCGGTGACGTTGTACTGCTTGCGGGCCAGGCTTTCGGCCGTCGCGCGGCCGGCGGAGTCGTAGCCGAAGAGGAAGCCATACCGATCGCGGTTGGCGGGCATCCACTTGTCGTAGGCATCCCGGTCGTCCCACACACAGACAGCCAGCACGACCACGCCCTGGTCGCGCGCGGCCTCGTAGACCTTCTGCACATGCGGCATGCTGCGCTGGCACGGGCCGCACCAGGTGGCCCAGAAGTCGAGCACGACGATCTTGCCGCGGTGGTCGGAGAGCTTCAGCTTGCCGCCGCTCGCGGCGTCCACCGCGAAGTCGGGCGCCTCGGCGCCGGCGGCGAGCAGGCGCGGCCGGCGGGGATCCTCCGGCTCCGCGGCCGGGCGCTCGGCGCGCCGCAGGGTCAGCCTTGCGCCGTCCGGCGTGGCGGAGGCCGAGTAGAAGGTCGCGCCGTCGAGAGTGAACGGCTTGCCTACGGTGAACTGCTCGGGCCGCTCGTTGGTCCCCATGTAGCGCCCGTTGGCGTCGCGGTCCAGGAAGAGCCAGACGGGCCGCTCGGTCGCCGCGCTGGCGGCTGGGGTAGCCTTCGCTGGCGCCGCCGGGGCGTCGAAGCGGGCGTCGGAGGCGTTCTCCACGAGCAGGGCACGGTAGTCCTCGCCATCGATCCGAACCGTGCCGACCCGACCGCCGGTGCGGAACACCAGTAGGGTGTCGCGGTTGGGCACGCGGAAAAGGGAGAGGCCGTAGTCACCCGAGGTGGTCTCCTTCCCGGCGTCGCCCCACGAGGCGCGCACCACGAAGTCGGTGTAGAGCGGTGCGCGCGCCGCTCCGGGCGGGTCGTCGGTCAGGTCGCCGTTGCGGTTCGCGTCCAGGTAGATGCGCCAGGTCTTCGCGTCGGACGTGTCGACGGCGAGCGTGTAGTCCGCGCGCGGGCCATCGCCGACGCGCAGCGAGGCATAGCGCAGGGGCGTGGCCGATCCCGGCGCGCGGCGGACGCTCTCCGGCTTCGCCTCGGCGAGGACGATCGGGCTGGGAGAGTAGGGCACGGCGGCCTCGACGGCGGCCTTCGGGTCGAGCTTCAGGTCGACAGTGAGCGACTCCTGCGCGCGCGCGCCGCCCGTGGCGGCGGCGCACAGGAGCACTCCAAGCGCGGCGAGCGCAGCGCGGTGCACGGTGGCCTGCATCGGCCTACTCCTCTCAGGGCGTTCGCGGTTGGCTCAGGGCTTCTGGGTCATA is a window from the Chthonomonadales bacterium genome containing:
- a CDS encoding LemA family protein, encoding MIGLTIVIVVLGVALVLFFVAGYNRLVTLRNRARNAWSQIDVQLKRRHDLIPNLVETVKGYMAHEREVLEGVTKARQQAISATGVAATAEAENALTHSLRSLFAVAESYPQLRASENMRNLQEELSSTENKIAFARQFYNDQVMGYNTATEQVPWSTLASMYGFKPMELFEIEDVKEREVPRVAF
- a CDS encoding acetylxylan esterase, with the protein product MPAAAPLPAPADLPAVAELPDLFALTGGGRVRTRADWERRRAELRELTLHYEYGPLPPEPGPISARPVRSRRDRRTGTLERTVHLRMGPGRRLSTHLRLTVPPGDGPFPAIISGDLNWDGAIPAVVGEVARRGYVLAEFNRVEIAPDSRDRAGVYSVFAGYDGGRLAAWAWGFHRVVDYLRTLGWVDGERIAVTGHSRGGKAALLAGATDERIALTAPNNSGCGGAGCFRVQGEGSEDIAAIVRAFPYWFHARFAGLVGQVERLPFDQHALKAIVAPRALLSTEALGDLWANPRGTQQTYLAAREVFAFLGVPGRVGIRFRPGVHEQNEEDWWALLDFADHVLRGKPLAGDFGRLAFPEDAPAYSWRAPLA
- a CDS encoding SMP-30/gluconolactonase/LRE family protein, whose protein sequence is MWRRAAPGALLAAAALIAAGLAPASGGAPEPGLERVCDGLEFPEGPAWDGRGHLFVSNCGADYITRVALDGALVRRWLSAADTGPGGFRRTNGMAVHRDGSLFACDFGRNAIVRVRPDRRCEVVADRCEDRPFRGPNDLAFDPKGNLYFTDPVGSNEHSPVGCVYLVERGTRRVRRVAEGMAFPNGVALSADARWLYVAESRYFRVVRFPIREDAALGEMEPWCQLPANGDPDGMAFDRAGNLWVAQFGLGAVRVIDPSGRIARSVTMPGRTPTNLEFAGKGLRTLYITEPETKSLYRLRVEAGGQPLFCAPRPR
- a CDS encoding zinc-binding dehydrogenase, translated to MRAIVNLEGRPDRVEMQERAVPTIGADDVLLRVRAVGVCGSDLHQWHATHSWPVSYPVVLGHEFAGEVERVGAAVRGFREGDRVVSETAAVVCGACACCRGGLYNLCPERKGFGYGVDGAMADRVRVPARCLHRVPDAVRWEDAALTEPACVAANAVLELSRVRPGDFVVVLGPGPIGLMAMQMAGLGSPAELWVVGTRRDGARLAAARALGATRTLTAEDEDVLAAARACGDRLGAHLVIDCAGVSAAVGLALEMVRPAGQITKVGWGREPLGVSLDPLVQKAVRLQGSYSHNWTTWERALGLLASGAVLAEPLRHVFPLSEWRAAFEAMDSLQVPKSVLVP
- a CDS encoding DUF2079 domain-containing protein, which encodes MCLSTVGGPRELSRSAAPTCRRAPTVGVSVLLAGMSAFVVVCSARSLGALHGFAYPGFDLAVFSQASWLIGQGEKPFVTVRGVHILGDHFSAILYLLAPLCRLGRVAASLQMIQCVAVALGAIPVYCLARRATGSSLIALVFGLTYLFNPSVQSFGTREFHPDTLFTPLLLWTWCCLTARRWSGFYASIGLIALVKETAVLAIVPLGVYVAFIDLRRGAATLAVGLAMFLVALGTMQHFSGDAPLPYAEFMYGRYGRTPIAVAWIAATRPDLVTRAAADPQGVDYLRGLAEPLAFAPILAPEVAATAVPHVVANLLGRRPSLRQADMWYSATVVPTCFAAAIMGLARCRRWRVRAATALLLASLLAAALMGSAQGPLAQPRTMALPPPTPGQACEIGRALARIPRGAQVSASTALLPRLSERPRVYNFPSPFYHWCWGTGMEALTQQEGLDMPRWTDREYRDAMDRAPVEWVALRAQPDATIPPEVYEPLVRALLSCSRYGITDVRGGFVLLRRGASHREGIRGLEQETGVQIRSDPDLLAALARLRCQASPREQLPPRVQGTPARRATGGPDRRATRSLAGPTRRRARGFTLIELLTVVGILAVLVGLLLPVLFRAREAARGTACLSSLRQIGSAVLMYLDDHGGAYPMNRLPDSTHAASGCTAADPTYQPEDDLVGTSLNWKRCVLPYLRTRASLRCSSNAYGWEQGGDESNWAYPEPLRLPASYALNGSFFNEAVPACWYGERDLRPRYLAEIDAPASLLLVIESRFRYPDLGGWFLYRRGPAGGEQGPFQSHNGSCNWLFADGHARRLKPQTTCWPPMWTDRYVDRSNACAFLHELAGEYR
- a CDS encoding sugar phosphate isomerase/epimerase, translated to MYMALSPGALGLRVGSLSEAIDLAKSAGYGGVEVGIHEVASLVDARGAESVRAMFDEAGVRPAGWGMPVKWNGSEEEWRQGVDELGRLAKAAQAIGCPRTMTWVLSGSNDRPYEDNRRYHVERFKPIAEVLGAHDCRLGLEFLGPRHIRAGLKHPFIYKLGDMLELGAEIGPNVGLLLDAWHWYTSEGTLDDLRALRPEHVVYVHINDAPPGVRIEDHIDNQRCLPGATGVIDLVGFLRALAEIGYDGPVTPEPFGGPATWAADGLRRVWEQAGL
- a CDS encoding M48 family metalloprotease is translated as MYEQIARNRRDSALLVTVVTVLLLGLGYVIARAWGMPGWGGLAIAAAVAGFTFLISYYQGDAILLGVSRARQIEKKDNPQLFNVVEEMAIASGLPLPRVFVIDDSAPNAFATGRDPRSASVAVTTGLLSKLNRDELQGVIAHEMSHIRNLDIRLSMLLAVMVGSIALLSDMFVRSTWYGGGSRRRSSRENDGQAVFAILALVLAILAPLFAKMLEMAVSRRREYLADASGALITRYPAGLASALEKISSDREVLEVANRATQHLYIVNPIRSFEQRAAGLFDTHPPINERVQRLRAMALQPASPAGADGTAPESDGAMPVGAVGLVGGPAASESGPAVDGAATCPRCGEELGRGRVEGRDVQGCRQCGGVWLADADFRDLLARAPGRLDAVDRRYPNVIGGGWDSVTARRCPRCGIGLAAYRPDSAPDLSLDRCPRCRGLWFDDGELSAAARSTRG